A segment of the Candidatus Neomarinimicrobiota bacterium genome:
ATGATTTCCGTCATCGGCCTTCCGCAATCCACCCCGCCACATCCTCCCCGATGGCAATGGCGGCTGTCAGGCCGGGAGAGTCAATGCCGATGAGGTTGATCCAGCCGGGATAGCCCGAATCTTTCTCGTGCCTGATGTAGTAGTCGGAGGGGCCGTCGTCTGCATCAGCAAGCTTCGGCCTTATGCCGGCAAAGTCCGGACTCAAGTCCTCCCGCTCCAGAGCCGGCAGATATTGCTTCACATCTGTATAGAACATATCGTGGTCTTTCTCCCGAACGACGTAATCCTCCTCCCGCTCCTCAAGCCATTCAGCGCTGGGTCCCAGCTTTACATCACCCCCCTGATCAAAGCTGAGGTGGATGCCGAGGGAGTCGTGAACCGGATCTGGAAGAGGGTAGATAAGATGCTGAATACGGTGGCGCCATCTGGGAGTGAGCTTGAAGTAGGACCCCTTCGAAAAGCGCAAAACGGGGCGATCTTTCTTGTCCGAACCCCACAGGAATTGTGCCACGCCGTCGCTATGAAGGCCGGCGGCGTTTACCACCCAGCGGGTTGTCACCTGATAGGAAGCGTCACCGGGGCCGTGAACGGAAAGGGCGTAATGGTCGCCTTCAGGATCAGCCCCCACCACCGCCGCCTTGATCAACAGATCGTGGTCCGCCTCCGCTGAATAGCGATGAAAAGCCGCCATCAGTTCATGGGCTGAGACGATGCCGGTACATCCTACAAATAGGGCCGCCTCGGCTGAAACTTCCGGTTCAACCGTCACTATCTCCTTGCGGCTCATGAGAACTACCTCCGGCACTTCATTGGCCTGCGCCTGGCGGTACAGTCTGTCCAGATCGTCTTCCTGTCCCTTCTGCGCCACCACCAATTTGCCGCACCGGCTGTGCCAGACGTCGTTTGCGCGGCAGAAGGGGTAGATCAGCTCGCGCCCCAGGCGGCAGTAGCGCGCTTTCAGCGAATTGGTGGGGTAATAGATACCGGAGTGAATCACCTCGCTGTTGCGGCTCGATGTCCCTTTACCGAAACCGTCTTCCCGCTCAACGATCAAGACTGAATCGAACTTTCTGTCGGCCAAGGCTCTTGCCACAGCCAATCCTACCACGCCGGCGCCTATGATCACGACGTCGTAATCAACATCCATGAGACACGATTCAGTGAAGAGCCAGCTGGGTGTTTTCTTTGTAGGTGGACATGACGATCATGGTGTGAGTGCGGATGACGCCGGGCCACGACTGTATCTCCCGCAACAGATTTTCCAACGATGAAGTGTCACGGACTCGCACCTTCAGAATGTGAGATCCTTCCCCAGTGATAGAGTGGCACTCCAACACTTCCTCCGCCCTCGCGGCACTTTCCACCAGATCACCGTAATGGTCCGATGATGACATATCCACAAGAAGAAACGCTGTTACGTCATATCCTATTTTCTTGGAATTGACCACGGCCCTGAACTCCCGAATGATGCCTTCATCCACTAACTTCCTAATCCGCTCGGTAACGGCAGGTACGGACAGATGTACATGTTCTGCCACATCCTTGGCAGTCATGCGACCGTCGTTCTGGAGCAGATTGAGAATAATCTGGTCTTTCTCATCCATCATCATCTGCCTCATTATAGCGGATACGGCTGAACGGTACAAGCATTATTTAGGAGTACGAGGGCCATTCCCTAAAAAATTAAGGCGAGACGTATCGGCCTCGCCTCAAGTCTTGGCAGAACGTCCAATGGGCTGTCCGTTTACTCCCGATCTACCACAACTCCTCCGACAAGTCGGAACTCCATTGTTGCACTCCTGGTAAGAGTACTCAAGCTACACCGCCGGTACAAATTTCGGCAAGTGACAGCGTCCAAGATCAATACGCAGATCACACAGTTTTGCCACATCGGCCGCTTCCAAGACCGGCTCGTAGGAGATGGTCTCTGAACAATGGAGCACAGCGGTGGCTGACTCACCTCTCTCCCAGACGTACGCCTCCTCCTGCGGCAGCGTCTCCACGGTACATCCGAGATTGATAGCCCTCAATACTTTGTAGAGCGGTACATCTTGCGCGCCGAAAAGATTCAGCCGCACGAAGGGGACGGCGGGAATGCGCGGCAGGTCAGACCGGCGCGCCATGAGATTCAGCACCCTGCGAAAGGCGTTCCTGTCCGATAGAGGCAGACCGAGCATGAGACTGTCGTGACTCTCCCGCCTCTGCGACGAACCGTTCCGAAGCCACCGCTGCAGCAGGAAGGCGTCATCGCAAAGTGTGAGAAGGTTGGGGGAGTTGAGGGGCAGGTCGTCCTCCAAATGGAACTCCTTGAGCTGGCGCCGGGTGATGATCTCAGACAGTTCCTCGTAGCCTTCACGATTCCGGACAATAACGATCACACGCTTCTTCTCTTGAGTCAGTTCCACCCCCACCAGCGGCTGAATCCCCGCCTCACGGCAGCAAAGATAAAACTCCACCACGCCGTAAAAACCGTCTCTATCCGCGAGACAGAGCGCCTTCACGTCATACTCCACAGCAAACTCCACCAGCTCGGGAATGGAATGAATCCCCTCCAAAAAAGTGTAGTGACTCTTGCAGATAACTAGCGGCTTATCACACACAAAAGGTGTATACAGAAAGACGAAAAAGAGCCCTGTTCAGACTGTTTTTCTCAATCAGCGGCTGTTTCTGATGAGTTAAATACCCGTGTTAAAACGGCAGATCTTCGTCGTCCGGAGCCGCGTCCCCTTCAGGGGAGTTGCCGGCAGTGACCGGCTTTTTGCCTAACATAGTAAACATGTCACCGTGTACTTCCGTGGTAGTCCGCTTGACACCGTCCTTATCTTCCCAGGAGCGGGTCTTCAGTCTCCCTTCCACGTAAACCATCTGACCCTTCTTCAGGTACTGGCTGGCGGTCTCGGCCGACTTGCCGAACAGGACGCAGCGGTGCCACTCGGTGTGGTCCTCGTACTCACCATCACTGTTGCGGCGGCTTTCATTTGTGGCAACATTGAAGTTCGCCACGGCGGTGCCCGATGGTGTGTAGCGGCTATCCGGATCGCCTCCAAGATGCCCTACTATAATCGCACGATTGACGCTTCCTTTTTGCATTGTATTACCTCCCTTTTCATGTTATAGGTTAATTACCTCCCGCCAAGGAATATGGAGACGGGAGTAGATTAAGTCAAGAGATTTATTTTCCTCAACAACATCATTTTCATACAAGAAGTTGTCCTCACGGTTGTCCTTTTACAGCATATGACATCCCGTAGGAACTTGCACAGTTTATAAGATAAACGGCCTCTCCTCGCAACACCGAATCAAACCCAAACCGCCGCCGCGTTTTGTCCACCGCCTCAAGCCGCCGCCGCCCTTTCAGCCACGCCCCTTCATCAAAGAGATTCACCTGATGATAACAAGGCGTCAGATTGGAAAGTCCTACACCGATGAGGCGGATGCCTACCCGGCGAGTGATGGCTTTTTTCATTAAGTCGTCAGCCACAGAGTATAGAGCATCGTCCCGGTTATTCGGCTGAGGGAGGGTACGGGAGCGGTCGAGAGTCTCGAAATCTTCGTAGCGAATCTTGACGTTCACAGTGCGGGCGGCTTTGCCCTCTTGGCGCAGGCGGCGGCACACTTTTTCCGTAAGGTAGTGGAGGACGGCCGCAAGGTAGCGCCAGTCAGTGGTGTCGGTGCAGAAGGTGGTCTCCTTGCTAATGGACTTCCGTTCCCACTCCGGCGTGAGGTCGCTACCACCCTCTCCACAGGCGGCGCGCCAGAGGTACTTTCCATAGAGACCAAAAGCTGCTTCCATGAGAGACCCTCCCGCCGCGGCGATCTGCCCTACCGTTTCCAGCCCGAAATCCCTCAACGTAGCAGACATTTTTTCTCCCACACCGGGGATAATCTCCACTGGAAGTGGCGCCAGGAAGAGTTCCTCCCGGCCCGGCGGGATGTGGAGGAGTCCATTGGGCTTAGCCTCGTTGGAAGCGATCTTTGCCATCAGTTTATTCTGCGCCACGCCCACCGTACAATCGAGCCGAGTCGCCTGCTTCACGGTCCAGCGGAGCCGCTCCCCCGTCCCCATGGGATCACCCCACAGCCGTTCCGTGCCGGTGAGGTCCACGTACCCTTCGTCAATAGAGGTCATCTCCACCAATGGCGAAAACGACTGAAGCACCTCCTTTACCTTAAAGTGATACTGATCGTACAGATCAAAGTCCAGCGGCGCCACCACAAGATCGGGACAGAGCCGCAGCGCCACCGCCATGGGCATAGCCGAATGGACGCCGTACTCTCTCGCTTCATAAG
Coding sequences within it:
- a CDS encoding NAD(P)/FAD-dependent oxidoreductase: MDVDYDVVIIGAGVVGLAVARALADRKFDSVLIVEREDGFGKGTSSRNSEVIHSGIYYPTNSLKARYCRLGRELIYPFCRANDVWHSRCGKLVVAQKGQEDDLDRLYRQAQANEVPEVVLMSRKEIVTVEPEVSAEAALFVGCTGIVSAHELMAAFHRYSAEADHDLLIKAAVVGADPEGDHYALSVHGPGDASYQVTTRWVVNAAGLHSDGVAQFLWGSDKKDRPVLRFSKGSYFKLTPRWRHRIQHLIYPLPDPVHDSLGIHLSFDQGGDVKLGPSAEWLEEREEDYVVREKDHDMFYTDVKQYLPALEREDLSPDFAGIRPKLADADDGPSDYYIRHEKDSGYPGWINLIGIDSPGLTAAIAIGEDVAGWIAEGR
- a CDS encoding Lrp/AsnC family transcriptional regulator; the protein is MRQMMMDEKDQIILNLLQNDGRMTAKDVAEHVHLSVPAVTERIRKLVDEGIIREFRAVVNSKKIGYDVTAFLLVDMSSSDHYGDLVESAARAEEVLECHSITGEGSHILKVRVRDTSSLENLLREIQSWPGVIRTHTMIVMSTYKENTQLALH
- a CDS encoding PHP domain-containing protein; translation: MCDKPLVICKSHYTFLEGIHSIPELVEFAVEYDVKALCLADRDGFYGVVEFYLCCREAGIQPLVGVELTQEKKRVIVIVRNREGYEELSEIITRRQLKEFHLEDDLPLNSPNLLTLCDDAFLLQRWLRNGSSQRRESHDSLMLGLPLSDRNAFRRVLNLMARRSDLPRIPAVPFVRLNLFGAQDVPLYKVLRAINLGCTVETLPQEEAYVWERGESATAVLHCSETISYEPVLEAADVAKLCDLRIDLGRCHLPKFVPAV
- a CDS encoding single-stranded DNA-binding protein; translation: MQKGSVNRAIIVGHLGGDPDSRYTPSGTAVANFNVATNESRRNSDGEYEDHTEWHRCVLFGKSAETASQYLKKGQMVYVEGRLKTRSWEDKDGVKRTTTEVHGDMFTMLGKKPVTAGNSPEGDAAPDDEDLPF
- the dinB gene encoding DNA polymerase IV, with the translated sequence MIAHIDMDCFFVAVERLKDPSLRGKPVAVGGDPDRGRSVVTSASYEAREYGVHSAMPMAVALRLCPDLVVAPLDFDLYDQYHFKVKEVLQSFSPLVEMTSIDEGYVDLTGTERLWGDPMGTGERLRWTVKQATRLDCTVGVAQNKLMAKIASNEAKPNGLLHIPPGREELFLAPLPVEIIPGVGEKMSATLRDFGLETVGQIAAAGGSLMEAAFGLYGKYLWRAACGEGGSDLTPEWERKSISKETTFCTDTTDWRYLAAVLHYLTEKVCRRLRQEGKAARTVNVKIRYEDFETLDRSRTLPQPNNRDDALYSVADDLMKKAITRRVGIRLIGVGLSNLTPCYHQVNLFDEGAWLKGRRRLEAVDKTRRRFGFDSVLRGEAVYLINCASSYGMSYAVKGQP